AGGCAATCAGTTCGGGAGCCGGGACGATGAACTGGATCAGCATGTACGCGCAGAGCGACGTGCAGCGGAACCGCCAGTTCTACGTGGGCGACGGCTTCCTGTACGAGGACTTCGACACGTACTTCGACCAGTCCCCGCTCAAGTACATCATCAACGCGAAGACGCCGACGATGATCCACGTCGTCGAGGGCGACCCGCGCGTGCCGAGCCCGCAGTCGGTCGAACTCCACATGGCGCTCAAGAAGCTGGACGTGCCCACGGAACTGTTCATGTATCCGGGCCGCAGCCACGGCATCCCCGACCCGCGCAACCGGCTCGTGAAGGCGGTGAGCGAGATGGCGTGGATGGACTACTACGTCCGCGGCATGGGCGAGAAGTTCCAATGGCGCCAGGTCCTCGAAACCCTCGAGCCCGAGGAGGCCCCAACCGTAGTCTCGGAACGGTAGCCCAAGCCCGGGAGCGGGTGAAACCGTGAGTCGCCTGGTCTGGCGGGCGGGCTGGATTGCGGCCGCGGTGGCGCTCGTCGTGGTGCCTTTTGGTTATGCCATCACCGAGGTCCACCGGGACGTCCTGATGGGGGCGGGCTGCGGGCTCGCCATCGGCGTGGGTATCGGCCTCCGGGGAGGCGCGCAGGCCGGTCCCTGGATGGGGATTCTGATCGGTTCGATTGTCGGGATCGCCACCGCGTTGATTGCCGGCGTGGCCCCCCGGGACGGGTTCCTGGTTCTTGTCCCACCCATCCTGGCCCTGGCGGTCGGCATGCACGATGGGCTCCGTGAGACCTCCTTCTCCCGTTATCGGGACATGAGCCGCGAGACGTTCATCGTGTCTGCCCTGCTCGCGCTGGGGTTCTTCCTCGCTTGGATCGTGTCCGGAGAGTTGGCGTCCGCGGTGAGGTTGGCGGTGGCTCCGTTCGCATGCATGCCCTGGATCGCACTGATTTCCGGCCTCCTCAGCCACCGCCGCGAGGGCTGGCTCGACACCCGTCCTCCCCGACTCCTCGTCCTGAGTGCGGTGCTCCTGTTTGCCACGCTGCTTGTCCTGCTTGTAGACGAGCAGTTGGGATACGCCAGAAACGCTAATGTGATCCCAGGCATCGTTCCGGTCCTCCAATACGTCGGCGTGTGGGGGCTCGGGCTGGCGGCAGTTCCCGCCGCCGCGTTTCTGCTTGGGCGCGTCGCAGTCATGTGGTTGCAGCCGCGGCTCCGGGTGTACGGCCGGCTTGCCGACTACCTGCGCATCATGTGGGTGCCCATCGGCGGGTTCGCGGTCGGCTACCTCATGATCATCGTGCTGTTCGCCGGTTTCTACGGCATGTTGGAGCGGTTCAGCCCCGGGGCGTTCGCCGACGCCGCCGTCGGGATCAAGGGATGGCTCTTCTTCGCCTTCTTCACCGGCCTCGCCCAGGACTACGCGACGGTCGTCCCCGTCTCGGACGGCGCCCGGTTGCTCGTCGGCGCCCACCTGATCCTCTCGGCCGGTTGGATCGTCGTACTGTTCGCGGCGGTGATGTCGTTCATCGGCCCGCAACTGGAGAGGATCGCCAGACGCCACGCGGAGGAGGAATCGTGAGCCGGTTGATCTCGCTGGGGGTTCGGATTGCGGCCGCCGTCGCCCTCATCGTCGCGACCTGCGGTTATGCGATCACGGGGAACCACACGGATGTCTTGCTGGGAGCGGGGAGTGCGGTGGCCATCGGCGTGGGCGTGGGTCTGCGAGGGGGATCGAGCGGCGGCCCGTGGGTCGGCATCCTCATCGGCTCGATCGTGGGGGTCGTCACGGCGTTCCTGGCCGGCGCCCTGAGCGTCGGCTGGGGCGTCATCATTCCGCCCCTTGGCCCATTGGCAGTCGGCTTGATCGGCGGGCTGGACCGGTCGTCCCTCTCTGGGTACGGGGATGTGACCCGGGAAATGTTCTTCGTGGCTGTCCTGCTGACCCTGGGGTTCATCCCCGCGCTCGTCGCGGGTGACGTTGCCATTGCGCCGGTCGTGGCGGCGTTCCCGCTCGCGAGCGTGCCCTTGGGAGCGCTCCTGATTGGCCTCATCAGCCGGCGCCGCGAAGGGTGGGAAGACGCCCGGCCTCCCCGGCTGCTGGTCCTCGGCGCCGTTGCGTTGCCCGTCTTGACGGGCCTCCTGTTCGCGTTCGGGGTGGTATATGAGGACGTCGGATTATCGGGCATCGCCGAGATTCTCGTGATTGCCCTCATCGTGATCATCCCGCTTGCGGTGCTGCCGCTGACCGCGTTTCTGATCGGGCGCGCCGCCGCCACCTGGCTCCGGCCGCGGCTCCAGGTATACGGCCAGCTCGCGGCGTACCTGCGAGTCATGTGGGTCCCGATCGGCGGATTCGCCCTCGGATACCTGACGATCATCTTCCTCTTCGCGGGCTTCTACGGAACGCTCGAGCGTTTCCGCCCGGGGTCGTTCGCCGACGCCGGCGCGGGGCTCGCCGACTGGGTGTCCTTTGCCTTCTTCACCGCCCTCGCCCAGGATTACGCGGCCATCGTCCCCGTCTCGGCCGGCGCCCGGATGCTGGTCGGCTTCCACCTGATCCTCTCGGTGGGCTGGGCGCTCGTGCTGTTTGCGGCGGTGATGACGTCCATCGAGCCCAAGCTCGCCCGGATCGCGCGGCGACACGCCGAGGAAGACACCGACTCAGAATTGGAGGATTCACAATGACCAGGAGAAAGCAGGCGAGCGACTTCCCGCAGGAGGTGCTGGCCCTCTTTGACGGCTACGTGCATGGGTTCATTCCACGGCGGGACTTCCTTAAGGGAGCCGGGAAGGTGCTGGGCAGCACCGCGGCTGCGGTGGCGGTCCTCGAGGCACTTCGTCCCAACTACGCGTGGGCGCGGCACGTGGCGACCGACGATGCCCGAATCCGGCAGGAGTACGTCACCTACCCTTCGCCGGACGGTTCGGGGACCATGCGCGGCTACATGGCCGTGCCCGCCGACGCGACGGAGCCCAGGCCCGCGGTCCTCGTCATCCACGAGAATCGCGGCTTGAACCCTTACATCGAAGACGTGGTCCGCAGGTTCGCCGCCGCGGACTTCGTGGCGCTGGGGCCGGACGCGCTTACCCCCCTGGGTGGCTATCCCGGCAACGACGACGAGGGCCGGGTGATGCAGCGGCAGCTCGACCGGGACACGATGATGGAGGACTGGGTGGCCGCGTTCCGGTTCCTCCGCGACCATGACACGACCACCGGGCGAGTCGGGGCCGTCGGGTTCTGCTACGGCGGCGGAGTGGTGAATCAGCTCGCGGTCCGCCTTCCGGATCTGGGCGCTGGCGTGCCGTTCTACGGGTCGGCCCCAGCCGCGGAAGACGTGCCCTCGATACAGGCGCCCCTGATGATCCAGCTCGCGGGCCTGGATGAGCGGATCAACGCCGCCTACCCGGCCTACGAGGAGGCGCTGGAGGCGCACGGAAAGTCCTTCGTGGTCCACGTCTACGAGGGAGCCAACCACGGCTTCCACAACGACACCACCCCACGCTACGACGAGGAAGCCGCCAGCCTCGCGCAGGATCGGACCATCGCGTTCTTCAACGAGCACCTGCGGGGCTGAAGCGGCTCCACCGTGTTCACGGTGCCGGGCGTGGGCGCGCGCTGCGCCTCCACCAGCGCGGCACCGTCGTCGCATGCACGTCGTAGAGGTGCCGCAGGTCGATGATGTTGCGCGGCGAGCCCAGGATCGTCAGGCGGTCGCCCGTCTCCATGAGGGTGTCGTCGTGCGGGACGATGAGCTGTCCGCGCCGCCTGATCATCGCCGCGAGCGTGTCTTCCGGGAGCGCCATCTCCCGAATCGTCATCCCCGCCAGCGTGCTGCTGGCGCCCTCCGGCAGCACCTCCACGACGAGCATGCGCTCATCGCGCAACATGACCTCGCGCAACTCCAGGTCATCCTCCGCCTCGAGCCACTCGGTCAGGAAGCTCTCGTCGTCCACGCGACCCGCGATCTGAGCCAGGATGCGCAGGTGGCGGCCGTGGTCGGCCGCCGGGCTCGCGAGGAAGAAGGCGGCCTGGATGAGTTCGTCTTCGGCCGGCGGTACGTCCGGCTCCCCCGTGTCGATCTCGATCCCGCCGCGAACGCGGGCGAGGACCATGCGCGGCCCGGAGATCTCGTCCAGGTGCAGGTGCGGCAGGACGACGCCCTCCGACATCGGCGTGAGGCCCGTGCCCGTGCCCTCGAGAAGTCCCTGCGCGATGC
Above is a window of Candidatus Palauibacter scopulicola DNA encoding:
- a CDS encoding dienelactone hydrolase family protein → MTRRKQASDFPQEVLALFDGYVHGFIPRRDFLKGAGKVLGSTAAAVAVLEALRPNYAWARHVATDDARIRQEYVTYPSPDGSGTMRGYMAVPADATEPRPAVLVIHENRGLNPYIEDVVRRFAAADFVALGPDALTPLGGYPGNDDEGRVMQRQLDRDTMMEDWVAAFRFLRDHDTTTGRVGAVGFCYGGGVVNQLAVRLPDLGAGVPFYGSAPAAEDVPSIQAPLMIQLAGLDERINAAYPAYEEALEAHGKSFVVHVYEGANHGFHNDTTPRYDEEAASLAQDRTIAFFNEHLRG